The following proteins come from a genomic window of Euzebyales bacterium:
- a CDS encoding DEAD/DEAH box helicase, producing the protein MTTDVRSFEDLGVDTVVVKALADAGITAPFPIQELSLPMALAGADLIGQARTGTGKTLAFGIPLVQRVDPDAGHIQALVIVPTRELCLQVHDDLTIAGATRNVQAVAAYGGRAIDPQSEAIAAGASIVVGTPGRLLDLCRRRLLDLSDVSALVLDEADEMLDMGFLPDVEQLIERCPVDRQTLLFSATMPSEVVKLARRYMDKPTFMRTDVEQQQRLAPRTRQHFFACHRLDKPAVVARILAAPGRGRTLIFTRTKRMADVLASELRDRKIDAGVIHSDLRQDARERALVKFRKGTVDVLCATEVAARGLDIDDVTHVINYDCPDDERMYLHRIGRTGRAGADGVAVTLAVWNELARLDMIKRALDIDRPTEEVLSTSPILDDLFGTVATTARTGGGRGEADGKARQRDRARTTTRDTGREASASVSDKDTDGPTTPGPATRPDPRPRTRRRRRRRTLTGTAARGQRDATPGGGDDASADGAATATGDASAATKDSPTTETGSDSTTTDADGRDGSTTEGDRQQKRGDQTGASTGGGATGARSGRSSRGSRGSRRRRSGRGDRRSGRDDSRRATEDDRADGGREKPAPVTMGGDPRGDGRPTLNRPLRITHLP; encoded by the coding sequence GTGACCACCGATGTACGTTCGTTCGAGGACCTGGGAGTCGACACCGTCGTCGTCAAGGCGCTGGCCGATGCCGGCATCACCGCGCCCTTCCCGATCCAGGAGCTGTCCCTGCCGATGGCCCTCGCCGGCGCCGACCTGATCGGCCAGGCCCGCACCGGCACAGGCAAGACGCTGGCCTTCGGCATCCCGCTCGTGCAGCGGGTCGACCCCGATGCCGGGCACATCCAGGCGCTGGTGATCGTGCCGACGCGGGAGCTGTGCCTGCAGGTGCACGACGACCTGACGATCGCCGGCGCGACCCGCAACGTGCAGGCGGTCGCCGCGTACGGCGGGCGTGCGATCGACCCGCAGTCCGAGGCGATCGCGGCGGGTGCCTCCATCGTCGTGGGCACCCCGGGGCGCCTGCTCGACCTGTGCCGCCGGCGCCTGCTGGACCTGTCGGATGTCTCGGCGCTCGTCCTGGACGAGGCCGACGAGATGCTCGACATGGGGTTCCTGCCCGATGTCGAGCAGCTGATTGAGCGATGCCCAGTCGACCGACAGACGCTGCTGTTCAGCGCGACCATGCCGTCGGAGGTCGTCAAGCTGGCACGTCGCTACATGGACAAGCCGACGTTCATGCGCACCGACGTCGAGCAGCAGCAGCGCCTGGCGCCCAGGACCCGGCAGCACTTCTTCGCCTGCCACCGCCTGGACAAGCCCGCCGTGGTCGCGCGGATCCTCGCCGCACCGGGGCGTGGGCGGACTCTGATCTTCACTCGCACCAAGCGCATGGCCGACGTGCTGGCGTCCGAGCTGCGAGACCGGAAGATCGACGCGGGCGTCATCCACTCGGACCTACGGCAGGACGCCCGCGAACGCGCACTGGTGAAGTTCCGCAAGGGGACGGTCGACGTGCTGTGCGCGACCGAGGTCGCCGCTCGTGGCCTCGACATCGACGACGTCACCCACGTCATCAACTACGACTGCCCCGACGACGAGCGCATGTACCTGCATCGCATCGGCCGGACCGGCCGTGCCGGCGCGGACGGCGTCGCCGTCACGCTGGCCGTGTGGAACGAGCTCGCGCGACTCGACATGATCAAGCGCGCACTCGACATCGACCGGCCGACCGAGGAGGTGCTGTCGACGTCGCCGATCCTCGACGACCTGTTCGGAACCGTGGCCACCACCGCGCGCACCGGTGGGGGGCGGGGCGAGGCCGACGGCAAGGCAAGGCAACGTGACCGTGCTCGCACCACGACCCGCGACACCGGTCGTGAAGCCAGCGCGTCCGTGTCCGACAAGGACACCGACGGGCCCACAACGCCCGGACCTGCCACCCGGCCCGACCCCCGACCACGCACACGCCGGCGTCGGCGCCGCCGCACGCTCACCGGCACCGCGGCGCGCGGTCAGCGTGACGCGACGCCCGGCGGAGGCGACGACGCGTCGGCCGACGGCGCCGCAACCGCGACGGGAGACGCCTCGGCGGCGACGAAGGACAGCCCGACGACGGAAACAGGTTCCGATTCGACGACGACCGACGCCGACGGCCGGGACGGCTCGACCACGGAGGGGGACCGGCAGCAGAAGCGCGGCGACCAGACCGGTGCGTCGACGGGCGGTGGCGCAACCGGCGCGAGGAGCGGGCGGTCCTCCCGCGGGTCCCGGGGGTCGCGGCGGCGCCGCTCCGGCCGCGGTGACCGGCGGTCGGGCCGGGACGACAGCCGTCGTGCCACCGAGGACGACCGGGCGGACGGAGGGCGCGAGAAGCCGGCCCCGGTGACGATGGGCGGCGATCCGCGTGGCGACGGCCGGCCGACGCTGAACCGACCGCTGCGCATCACCCACCTGCCCTGA
- the ligD gene encoding non-homologous end-joining DNA ligase, whose translation MGDGPFTLPWNALPPMERRRDAWYADIDGREVRLTNLDKVFWPDEGYTKGDVVAYYLTVADAVLPYVRERPLTMKRMPDGAFGDFFYAKQAPPHTPEWITTAPVVAIRSSARIDYVVPTDRASLGWLANLGCIELHPWHSRVTSLGAPDYAFFDLDPFGVGFPVVRDVALHVRAILEQLGLRGYARTSGATGMQVYLPLDPVHAYGDVRAFVERCCALINRADPARTTMVWDVDRRDGKVFLDHNMNTEGRNIAATWSLRPEPHAPVATPLTWDEVAGDVVPQDFTIATFGPHLALRSELFAPVLAGGQRLESAMAALGLPPPGPVEPHHRLATPREEAAAEDGDASEEPGDLAPYAAIRDFERTPEPSGDEPETDEARGPRFVIQHHLASRLHHDLRLERGGTLRSWAVPKGLPLVRGEPHLAVQTEDHPMKYLDFSGEIPAGEYGAGSMRIWDTGDYDVREWADDKVTFRLHGRRHRGVWHLFRPRGNEASQWLVSRMDDGIDVPAPPGTYAPMLAATRDAAFDDPRWTFEIKWDGVRAIATCTRPGLGRPHGTTLRTRRGNEVAATYPDLAGLWERVLAWSAVLDGEIVAFDREGRPSFERLQRRMNIRDEHMARRMAREIPVTYVAFDVLAVDGEDLTGLGTEQRQARLDDLLVPGGPLRRSEVLGSQGTAVFDAATQARLEGIVGKRTDAPYRPGQRSADWVKVKVRHTVDGVIGGWLPKSDSPSGTEPYSLLVGLWDGPDLRWVARVGSGLTERERAELAWRFRDLAVDDRPFLPDDELSADAHWVRPELVCTVEYGEVTEALRLRAPTYLGRRDDVHPRQCLLTDLPHLPS comes from the coding sequence GTGGGTGACGGGCCGTTCACCCTGCCGTGGAATGCGCTGCCGCCGATGGAGCGGCGGCGGGACGCGTGGTATGCCGACATCGACGGGCGCGAGGTGCGGCTGACCAACCTCGACAAGGTGTTCTGGCCCGACGAGGGCTACACGAAGGGCGACGTCGTCGCCTACTACCTGACGGTCGCCGATGCGGTGCTGCCCTACGTCCGCGAGCGGCCGCTGACAATGAAGCGCATGCCCGACGGAGCGTTCGGCGACTTCTTCTACGCCAAGCAGGCACCGCCGCACACGCCGGAGTGGATCACCACCGCCCCGGTCGTCGCGATCAGGTCGAGCGCCCGCATCGACTACGTCGTGCCCACCGACCGCGCGAGCCTGGGCTGGCTGGCCAACCTCGGCTGCATCGAGCTGCACCCGTGGCACAGCCGGGTCACATCGCTCGGCGCTCCCGACTACGCCTTCTTCGACCTCGACCCCTTCGGCGTCGGCTTCCCGGTCGTGCGCGACGTGGCGCTGCACGTCCGGGCGATTCTGGAGCAGCTCGGGCTGCGTGGGTACGCACGGACCTCGGGGGCCACTGGCATGCAGGTCTACCTACCGCTCGATCCGGTGCACGCCTACGGCGACGTCCGCGCCTTTGTCGAGCGCTGCTGCGCCCTGATCAACCGCGCCGACCCCGCGCGGACGACCATGGTGTGGGACGTCGACCGACGCGACGGCAAGGTGTTCCTGGATCACAACATGAACACCGAGGGCCGCAACATCGCGGCGACGTGGAGCCTGCGGCCCGAGCCCCATGCACCCGTGGCCACGCCCCTGACGTGGGACGAGGTCGCCGGAGACGTCGTGCCGCAGGACTTCACCATCGCCACCTTCGGGCCGCACCTGGCACTGCGCAGCGAGCTGTTCGCGCCCGTGCTCGCGGGCGGACAACGGCTCGAGTCGGCCATGGCCGCGCTGGGTCTGCCCCCGCCAGGCCCCGTCGAGCCACACCACCGCCTCGCGACGCCCAGGGAAGAGGCGGCCGCCGAGGATGGGGACGCATCTGAGGAGCCGGGTGACCTCGCGCCCTACGCGGCGATCCGCGACTTCGAGCGGACCCCGGAGCCGAGCGGCGACGAGCCCGAGACCGACGAGGCGCGCGGCCCGCGATTCGTGATCCAGCACCACCTGGCCTCCCGCCTGCACCACGACCTGCGACTCGAGCGGGGCGGGACGCTGCGGTCGTGGGCGGTGCCCAAGGGCCTGCCCCTCGTCCGCGGTGAGCCCCACCTCGCGGTGCAGACCGAGGACCACCCGATGAAGTACCTCGACTTCTCGGGTGAGATCCCCGCCGGCGAGTACGGCGCGGGGTCGATGCGCATCTGGGACACCGGTGACTACGACGTGCGGGAGTGGGCCGACGACAAGGTGACGTTCCGCCTCCACGGCCGCCGCCACCGCGGCGTATGGCATCTGTTCCGGCCGCGCGGCAACGAGGCGTCGCAGTGGCTGGTGTCGCGCATGGACGATGGGATCGACGTGCCGGCGCCGCCCGGGACCTACGCCCCGATGCTCGCAGCCACGCGCGACGCGGCGTTCGACGACCCACGGTGGACCTTCGAGATCAAGTGGGACGGCGTCCGGGCGATCGCGACGTGCACCCGGCCGGGGCTGGGCCGACCCCACGGCACCACGCTGCGGACCCGGCGCGGCAACGAGGTGGCCGCGACCTACCCCGACCTCGCAGGACTGTGGGAGCGGGTGCTCGCGTGGAGCGCCGTGCTCGACGGTGAGATCGTGGCGTTCGACCGCGAGGGCCGGCCGTCGTTCGAACGCCTGCAGCGGCGCATGAACATCCGAGACGAGCACATGGCGCGCCGGATGGCCCGCGAGATCCCCGTGACCTATGTGGCGTTCGACGTGCTCGCCGTCGACGGCGAGGACCTCACCGGCCTGGGCACCGAGCAACGACAGGCCAGGCTCGACGACCTGCTGGTCCCCGGCGGGCCACTGCGGCGCAGTGAGGTGCTCGGCAGCCAGGGCACCGCGGTGTTCGACGCTGCGACCCAGGCGCGTCTCGAGGGCATCGTGGGCAAGCGGACCGACGCGCCGTACCGACCGGGCCAGCGCAGCGCCGACTGGGTGAAGGTCAAGGTGCGCCACACCGTCGACGGCGTGATCGGTGGATGGCTGCCGAAGTCGGACTCCCCGAGCGGCACCGAGCCGTACAGTCTGCTCGTCGGGCTGTGGGACGGGCCGGACCTGCGCTGGGTCGCGCGGGTCGGGTCCGGGCTGACGGAGCGCGAGCGGGCGGAGCTTGCCTGGCGGTTCCGCGACCTCGCGGTCGACGACCGGCCGTTCCTGCCCGACGACGAGCTGTCGGCCGACGCGCACTGGGTCCGCCCCGAGCTGGTCTGCACCGTCGAGTACGGCGAGGTCACCGAGGCGCTGCGCCTGCGCGCACCGACCTACCTGGGCCGTCGCGACGACGTCCACCCTCGCCAGTGCCTGCTGACCGACCTCCCCCACCTGCCGTCCTGA
- a CDS encoding PD-(D/E)XK nuclease family protein yields MIRTPTQQRAWDDLLAVHQPRPAPDPSWVPGLRVRVERAAERAAGHLEQGVTLRVNKTALDALDCDGRYLDLRTQPFTWSERLLAGKLAHRAIELDHAGGFQRPVTELVTHVWMETATDRGSAAAFVAALCGVAADSLRGTVTERVITFRESFPVLPSSAEVRAEKPYTVRLADGAVMLRGVPDLVLGRATARERRVLLVDLKTGSRSGRHLHDMRFYALLATLATGVAPFRVATYYLDEASWEHEDIELDHLEAAARTVAAKVERAGELVDAPPPADQLRLEPGPACRWCTRSAVCPVSTADFD; encoded by the coding sequence GTGATCCGTACACCGACGCAGCAGCGCGCGTGGGACGACCTGCTCGCTGTCCACCAGCCACGCCCGGCACCGGACCCCTCGTGGGTGCCGGGCCTGCGCGTTCGAGTCGAGCGCGCCGCCGAACGCGCGGCAGGGCACCTCGAGCAGGGCGTGACGCTGCGGGTCAACAAGACAGCGCTCGACGCGCTGGACTGTGACGGCCGCTACCTGGACCTGCGGACTCAGCCGTTCACGTGGTCCGAGCGGCTGCTGGCGGGCAAGCTCGCCCACCGCGCGATCGAGCTCGACCACGCCGGCGGGTTCCAGCGGCCCGTCACCGAACTCGTCACCCACGTCTGGATGGAGACCGCGACCGACCGCGGGTCGGCCGCCGCGTTCGTTGCGGCCCTGTGCGGCGTCGCCGCCGACAGCCTGCGTGGCACCGTGACCGAACGGGTCATCACCTTCCGCGAGTCGTTCCCCGTGCTGCCCTCGTCGGCGGAGGTGCGCGCGGAGAAGCCCTACACCGTCCGGCTGGCGGACGGCGCCGTCATGCTGCGCGGTGTGCCCGACCTGGTGCTGGGTCGCGCGACCGCGCGCGAGCGCCGCGTGCTGCTCGTCGACCTCAAGACCGGCAGCCGCAGCGGCCGACACCTGCACGACATGCGCTTCTACGCGCTGCTGGCGACCCTGGCCACCGGCGTCGCGCCGTTCCGTGTGGCGACCTACTACCTCGATGAGGCGTCCTGGGAGCACGAGGACATCGAGTTGGACCACCTCGAGGCCGCCGCCCGCACGGTCGCCGCGAAGGTCGAGCGCGCGGGGGAGCTGGTCGACGCGCCGCCGCCGGCCGACCAGCTGCGCCTTGAGCCGGGCCCCGCGTGCCGCTGGTGCACGCGTTCCGCCGTGTGCCCGGTGAGCACCGCCGACTTCGACTGA
- a CDS encoding TetR/AcrR family transcriptional regulator, giving the protein MATRLSAGARRAQLERIAGRMFADYGYHGVSMEQLADAAGVSKPVLYQHFPSKRDLYLALVRDAVREMESHVRAALEGTTDNRARVEGATAAYFAFVDDPRFRLVFSAERSDDEVHDEVSAAHRRVTHVVADLISEDAGLDRASALFLAAALRGLATDGARWWSEHYDVDRGEAARLAAQLAWRGLGSFGPRHDHDGRSDQEARTA; this is encoded by the coding sequence ATGGCAACCCGTCTCAGCGCCGGCGCGCGGCGCGCACAGCTCGAGCGCATCGCCGGTCGCATGTTCGCCGACTACGGCTACCACGGCGTCTCGATGGAGCAGCTCGCCGACGCTGCCGGGGTCAGCAAGCCCGTGCTGTACCAGCACTTCCCGTCGAAGCGCGACCTGTACCTTGCGCTGGTACGCGACGCCGTCCGCGAGATGGAGAGCCACGTGCGCGCGGCACTCGAGGGGACCACGGACAACCGCGCGCGCGTGGAAGGCGCCACCGCCGCGTACTTCGCGTTCGTCGACGATCCGCGGTTCCGGCTCGTTTTCTCGGCCGAGCGGTCCGACGACGAAGTGCATGACGAGGTCAGCGCCGCGCACCGGCGTGTCACTCACGTGGTCGCCGACCTGATCTCGGAGGACGCCGGCCTGGATCGGGCAAGCGCACTGTTCCTCGCCGCGGCCCTGCGCGGGCTGGCGACCGACGGGGCACGCTGGTGGTCCGAGCACTACGACGTCGACCGCGGCGAAGCGGCGCGGCTGGCTGCGCAGTTGGCCTGGCGCGGCCTGGGCTCGTTCGGTCCGCGACACGACCACGACGGTCGGTCCGACCAGGAGGCCCGGACCGCCTAG
- a CDS encoding FxsA family protein has protein sequence MRLVLVVAFIVVPLLELAIIIQVGDLIGAAPTILLLLAVSLAGAWLVRREGTRAWIRFTDALRSGRVPADEVLEGAMVLFGGALLLTPGFATDAVGLLLMIPPIRAVIAVTLKRRLGARFTVTSLSGTAGRRPPQARRRDEVVDVEVVNIERSGDRAGTGTTTRNGDIHSNGTGSA, from the coding sequence ATGCGCCTGGTCCTGGTCGTCGCCTTCATCGTCGTCCCGCTGCTCGAGCTCGCCATCATCATCCAGGTCGGCGATCTCATCGGTGCAGCGCCGACCATCCTGCTGCTGCTGGCCGTCTCGCTGGCGGGTGCCTGGCTCGTGCGGCGCGAAGGGACGCGAGCGTGGATCAGGTTCACGGACGCGCTGCGCAGCGGTCGCGTTCCCGCCGACGAGGTGCTCGAGGGCGCCATGGTGCTGTTCGGCGGTGCGCTGCTGCTCACGCCGGGGTTCGCCACCGACGCGGTCGGCCTGCTGCTGATGATCCCTCCGATCCGCGCGGTGATCGCAGTGACGCTCAAGCGGCGCCTCGGTGCGCGCTTCACCGTGACGTCGCTGAGCGGCACGGCGGGACGCCGCCCACCGCAGGCGCGGCGGCGGGACGAGGTGGTCGACGTCGAGGTCGTCAACATCGAGCGCAGCGGCGACCGTGCGGGCACCGGCACGACCACGCGTAACGGGGATATCCACAGCAACGGCACCGGTTCCGCCTGA
- a CDS encoding AAA family ATPase, giving the protein MTATVYAVANQKGGVAKTTTVVSLAAALTDLDLAVLAIDLDPQSALTFSLGYDAEQLAPTMHDVLGRSEPIEHVIHQHAETDVAVSNSDLAGTEVTLASRAGREFRLRRALVPLRETYDVVLIDCPPSLGVLTLNGLTAADRLLVPVQCETLAHRGVAQLLETVADVRQLTNRDLRIAGFVATMYDSRTRHGAAVIADVASRYDMPLLGVPVRASVRFAEAPHAGRSILSYAGRVPGAAAYRVIAAELVGVPVPDDVRRAAEGARR; this is encoded by the coding sequence GTGACCGCGACCGTGTACGCTGTCGCCAACCAGAAGGGCGGCGTGGCGAAGACGACCACCGTCGTGTCGCTCGCTGCGGCGCTGACCGACCTTGACCTCGCCGTCCTCGCCATCGACCTCGACCCCCAGTCCGCGCTGACGTTCAGCCTGGGGTACGACGCCGAGCAGCTCGCGCCGACGATGCATGACGTCCTGGGGCGCAGCGAGCCGATCGAGCACGTCATCCACCAGCACGCCGAGACCGACGTCGCGGTCTCCAACAGCGACCTCGCTGGCACGGAGGTCACGCTGGCCAGCCGCGCCGGGCGTGAGTTCCGGTTGCGCCGCGCGCTGGTGCCGCTGCGCGAGACCTATGACGTCGTGTTGATCGACTGCCCGCCGTCGCTGGGCGTCCTCACCCTGAACGGCCTGACGGCGGCGGATCGGCTGCTCGTCCCGGTGCAGTGCGAGACGCTGGCGCACCGCGGGGTCGCCCAACTGCTCGAGACGGTCGCGGACGTACGGCAACTGACGAACCGGGACCTGCGGATCGCCGGCTTCGTGGCGACGATGTACGACAGCCGGACGAGGCACGGCGCCGCCGTGATCGCCGACGTCGCCTCGCGCTACGACATGCCCCTGCTCGGGGTCCCGGTGCGCGCCAGCGTCCGGTTCGCCGAGGCGCCCCACGCCGGACGGTCCATCCTGTCCTACGCGGGGCGGGTGCCCGGTGCCGCCGCCTACCGGGTGATCGCCGCAGAGCTCGTGGGCGTGCCCGTCCCTGACGACGTCCGGCGTGCAGCCGAGGGGGCGCGCCGATGA
- the clpS gene encoding ATP-dependent Clp protease adapter ClpS, with amino-acid sequence MDASTAPVIVPDRTEVPDDHDEPDLPWNVIVWNDPVTLMSHVVYVLRKLFGYDESTATRLMLHVHNNGKAVVASGPREKSEFDVHRLHAHGLQATLQRE; translated from the coding sequence GTGGATGCGAGCACCGCGCCCGTGATCGTGCCGGACCGGACCGAGGTGCCGGACGACCACGACGAACCGGACCTGCCGTGGAACGTGATCGTGTGGAACGACCCGGTCACGCTGATGTCCCACGTCGTCTACGTGCTGCGCAAGCTGTTCGGCTACGACGAGTCCACGGCGACGCGGCTGATGCTGCACGTCCACAACAACGGCAAGGCGGTCGTCGCCAGCGGACCGCGTGAGAAGAGCGAGTTCGACGTCCACCGCCTGCACGCCCACGGCCTGCAGGCCACGCTGCAGCGCGAATAG
- a CDS encoding Ku protein, translating to MPRSLWKGTLSFGLVTIPVQLFSATENRTPSFNQLRESDHSRISYKRVAKADDEEVSYDDIVKGYEYARDHYVVFTKDELDSLRPASSRSIEIEQFVPLEQIDPIYFDRTYYLAPEPSGAKAYALLAEAMTDGGSVAVCRITLRDKEYLATLRLLPGRPRVRDESDDDAEDTSGPLFVLETMHWPDEIRAFDLGEVDIDEMPEPRDKEVEMAKQLIASLTEDFDPTQYHDTYRERVHEAVEAKVEGQEVTVTEEAEEEAPVVDLMAALRQSVERAEERRKQEAS from the coding sequence ATGCCGAGAAGTCTGTGGAAGGGCACGCTGTCGTTCGGCCTGGTCACGATCCCGGTACAGCTGTTCAGCGCGACCGAGAACCGCACGCCGAGCTTCAACCAGCTGCGCGAGTCGGATCACAGCCGGATCTCCTACAAGCGCGTCGCCAAGGCCGACGACGAGGAGGTCTCCTACGACGACATCGTCAAGGGCTATGAGTACGCACGCGACCACTACGTGGTGTTCACCAAGGACGAGCTCGACAGCCTCCGGCCCGCGTCCAGCAGGTCCATCGAGATCGAGCAGTTCGTCCCGCTCGAGCAGATCGACCCGATCTACTTCGACCGCACCTACTACCTGGCGCCTGAGCCGTCGGGCGCGAAGGCCTACGCGCTGCTCGCCGAGGCGATGACCGACGGCGGCAGCGTCGCGGTGTGCCGCATCACCCTGCGCGACAAGGAGTACCTGGCCACGCTCCGCCTGCTCCCCGGCCGGCCCCGCGTCCGCGACGAGTCCGATGATGACGCCGAGGACACGTCAGGTCCGCTGTTCGTGCTCGAGACCATGCACTGGCCGGACGAGATCCGCGCGTTCGACCTCGGCGAGGTGGACATCGACGAGATGCCCGAGCCACGCGACAAGGAGGTCGAGATGGCCAAGCAGCTCATCGCGAGCCTCACCGAGGACTTCGACCCCACGCAGTACCACGACACCTACCGCGAGCGGGTGCACGAGGCGGTCGAGGCCAAGGTCGAGGGCCAGGAGGTCACCGTCACCGAGGAGGCGGAGGAGGAGGCGCCGGTCGTCGACCTCATGGCCGCGCTGCGCCAGTCTGTCGAGCGGGCTGAGGAGCGACGCAAGCAGGAGGCCTCGTGA
- a CDS encoding DUF2017 family protein: protein MQLRLPATERALLSSLLPQLLAVIDGEEGVEHLRERLFPAAYIEPEREAEFRRLVGDDLVDQRRAALDDVVTTLDAGRARGRTWLVNLDEDQVQSWLAVLHDLRLVLAQVVGIRTESDWNIDRETAEPAEIVLWHVGALQEELLDLLLGGLDA, encoded by the coding sequence GTGCAGCTGCGGCTGCCGGCGACCGAGCGCGCGCTGCTGAGCTCGCTGCTGCCGCAGCTGCTGGCCGTCATCGACGGCGAGGAGGGCGTGGAGCACCTCCGCGAGCGCCTGTTCCCCGCGGCCTACATCGAGCCCGAGCGCGAGGCCGAGTTCCGTCGCCTCGTGGGCGACGACCTGGTCGACCAGCGCCGCGCGGCGCTCGACGACGTCGTGACCACGCTGGACGCCGGCCGTGCGCGAGGACGCACCTGGCTGGTCAACCTCGACGAGGACCAGGTGCAGTCCTGGCTGGCCGTGCTGCACGACCTGCGGTTGGTGCTCGCGCAGGTCGTCGGCATCCGTACCGAGAGCGACTGGAACATCGACCGCGAGACCGCGGAGCCCGCCGAGATCGTGCTGTGGCACGTCGGTGCACTCCAGGAGGAGCTGCTCGACCTGCTGCTCGGCGGCCTCGACGCCTGA
- a CDS encoding Fic family protein — MTERLRLTSPYIEVLEAQRAALVAALAPVLTADDIDLAHRESARLSVRLDASPLEERTAAAVDRGEGPDLPVSGGDRDGGGWASALRLEGMPSQDIAAIEYRGVRAAQAEEAGLAATFFDAPATTLARVQRHVAAGLIDDERLGTLRSTSRAVHDGAQGRVIFHAPPPERLPDLLADLDAWVRRARSGHDPLVIAGVVHARLLHWRPFEAGNGRVARLASRIALRASDGDPWGIAVPERVLVRDPLSYAIEIAATIRRRTDLRPWNERAAEAVVASLEHVARRLRLAPEGVDARAVRAGGAVAPGDTVTVPQVAGATGLDRGAALVQCNLLCWAGVLCRDAGTHGLRYVRPT; from the coding sequence GTGACTGAGCGCCTCCGGCTGACCTCGCCCTACATCGAGGTTCTCGAGGCGCAACGGGCCGCACTGGTCGCCGCGCTCGCGCCGGTGCTGACGGCCGATGACATCGACCTCGCCCACCGCGAGAGCGCGCGCTTGTCGGTGCGGTTGGACGCCAGCCCATTGGAGGAAAGGACCGCGGCCGCCGTCGACCGCGGCGAAGGCCCGGACCTGCCGGTCTCCGGCGGCGACCGCGACGGCGGGGGGTGGGCGTCGGCACTACGGCTGGAGGGCATGCCCAGCCAGGACATCGCCGCCATCGAGTACCGGGGCGTGCGCGCGGCGCAGGCCGAGGAGGCGGGGCTCGCGGCGACCTTCTTCGACGCGCCGGCCACCACCCTGGCACGCGTGCAGCGGCACGTCGCGGCAGGCCTGATCGACGACGAGCGGCTGGGCACCCTGCGCAGCACGAGCCGCGCGGTGCACGATGGTGCGCAGGGGCGGGTGATCTTCCACGCGCCCCCGCCCGAGCGGCTGCCCGATCTCCTCGCCGACCTCGACGCGTGGGTGCGTCGGGCACGCTCAGGGCACGATCCGCTGGTCATCGCAGGCGTCGTGCACGCCCGGCTGCTGCACTGGCGGCCGTTCGAGGCCGGCAACGGCCGCGTGGCGCGGCTGGCTTCACGGATCGCCCTCCGGGCCAGCGACGGCGATCCGTGGGGAATCGCGGTGCCCGAGCGCGTCCTGGTGCGCGATCCGCTGAGCTACGCGATCGAGATCGCCGCCACCATCCGGCGTCGCACCGACCTACGGCCCTGGAACGAGCGCGCGGCCGAGGCCGTGGTCGCGAGCCTGGAGCATGTCGCGCGTCGTCTTCGGCTCGCCCCCGAGGGCGTCGACGCGCGAGCAGTGCGTGCGGGCGGTGCGGTCGCCCCTGGCGACACGGTGACGGTGCCGCAGGTCGCAGGGGCGACGGGTCTGGACCGCGGTGCCGCACTGGTCCAGTGCAACCTGCTCTGCTGGGCGGGTGTGCTGTGCCGCGACGCGGGCACGCATGGGCTCAGGTATGTGCGGCCGACCTAG
- a CDS encoding HAD-IB family hydrolase: MTTAAAFFDLDRTLMSGSSAYYFGKAAYREGLRPWHRMLSDVVATLVFRAFGASDEKSEAVRDAILESVAGKAAADLHRMAPGVIEEILPQIRPEAQALLDMHEAAGRDVYIVSASPVEIVGELARSLGIEGGLGTVSEIVDGVYTGRLDGPFLFGEGKATKIREIAQQRGYFLQDCYAYSDSGSDLPMMQLVGNPVAVNPDRALQAVAHRRGWPVVEFNLTGRRRRRTALSGGFGVIAATGGYVLGRIHTERQIRRLLDQTTTRRWRRRD, from the coding sequence ATGACCACAGCAGCAGCCTTCTTCGACCTCGACCGCACGCTCATGTCCGGCAGCAGCGCCTACTACTTCGGCAAGGCCGCCTACCGCGAGGGCCTGCGTCCCTGGCACCGCATGCTCAGCGACGTCGTCGCCACGCTGGTGTTCCGCGCGTTCGGTGCGTCCGACGAGAAGTCCGAGGCCGTGCGTGACGCGATCCTTGAGAGCGTCGCAGGCAAGGCGGCCGCCGACCTGCACCGCATGGCGCCCGGGGTCATCGAGGAGATCCTCCCGCAGATCCGTCCCGAGGCGCAGGCCCTGCTCGACATGCACGAGGCCGCGGGACGTGACGTCTACATCGTGTCCGCGAGCCCGGTCGAGATCGTCGGAGAGTTGGCACGGTCGCTGGGCATCGAGGGCGGTCTGGGTACCGTCAGCGAGATCGTCGACGGCGTCTACACCGGTCGTCTCGACGGGCCGTTCCTGTTCGGCGAGGGCAAGGCAACCAAGATCCGCGAGATCGCCCAGCAACGTGGTTACTTCCTGCAGGACTGCTACGCCTACAGCGACTCCGGCAGCGACCTGCCGATGATGCAGTTGGTCGGCAACCCGGTCGCGGTCAACCCGGATCGCGCGCTGCAGGCCGTGGCCCACCGACGCGGCTGGCCCGTGGTGGAGTTCAACCTGACCGGACGCCGCCGGCGGCGCACGGCCCTGTCCGGCGGCTTCGGTGTGATCGCCGCGACCGGCGGCTACGTCCTCGGGCGCATCCACACGGAGCGGCAGATCCGTCGACTGCTCGACCAGACCACCACCAGACGGTGGCGGCGTCGTGACTGA